Within the Borrelia miyamotoi genome, the region TCCAACTCTGCCCCTCAGTTGGTATAGTTGTGCAAGTCCAAATCTATTTGCATTGTTAATAATTATTGTGTTTGCATTTTCAATATCTATTCCATTTTCGATTATTGTTGTTGCTATGAGTACTTGGTATGATTTGTTTATAAAATCATGCATAATATTTTCAATTTGGTTACCTGTAAGTTTTGCATGGAGGGTTGCAATTCTTGCATAAGGAACTATTTTTTCTAGCATTGCTTTTATTGAGTCTAATTCTTGAATATTATGATGCACAAAAAAAACTTGTCCATCTCTTGAAAGCTCATTTTCTATTGCATGTTTAATTAATAGCTCACTAAATTTTTCTACATAAGTTTCAATTTTAATTCTGTTTTTGGGTGGAGTTTTTAAAACAGAAATGTCCCTTAGTTTAATTAATGACATATGAAGAGATCTTGGAATTGGAGTTGCTGATAGAGCAAGGCAGTCAACAGAGACTTTTATTTCTTTTAGTTTCTCTTTTTCTCTTACTCCGAATCTTTGTTCTTCATCAATTATAATGAGACCTAAGTTTTGATATGTTATTTTCTTAGAGAGTATTTTGTGTGTTCCAATTATTATGTCAATTTTTCCTGTTTCTAAGTTTTGAATGATTTCCTTTTCTTTTGATTTTTTTGTAAACCTGCTCATCATTGCAATTTTGATTGGAAAGTTTTTGAATCTTTGCTTAAATGTGTTGAAATGTTGTTCTGTAAGAATTGTTGTTGGAGAAAGTATTGCTACTTGTTTGTTTCCCATGACAGCTTTAAATGCGGTTCTCATTGCAACTTCTGTTTTACCAAATCCAACATCGCCGCACAAAAGTCTGTCCATTACTTTTGAACTCATCATATCTTGTTTGATTTCTGATATTGCGGTTAATTGATCTGAAGTTTCATCGTATGGGAATTCTGATTCAAATAATAATTGCAGTTCATGATCTTGAGGATATTTAAATCCCTTGATACTTTCTCGTTCTGAATAAAGTGCAACAAGATGATCGGCAATTTCATCAATTCTTTTCTTTGTGTAAGCTTTTTTCTTTTCCCATGTTTTTGAACTGATTTTATCTAATTTTATATTTTGTGTTTCATTGCCAATATACTTTTGAATAAGGTGTGTTTGTTCAATTGGGATAAATAATTTTTCATCATCTGCATATTCAATTTCAATGTAGTCTTTTTCAAGGAGACTTGTTTTGATTCTTTTTATCTGTCGGAATATTCCAATTCCATGGTTGATGTGAACTACGTAACTATTTTTTTCAATTTCAGTAAATGAATCAATAATTTTTGTCTTTGATGATTCGAAAGTTTTGTTTATTTTTTGTCTTCTATTAAAGATATCTGATTCAGTAATAATGGCTATTTTTTCTTTGTTTATTATAAGTGAGCTTGATATTTTAAAAATCTCAATTATGGTTTTTGGCAGATCCTTGAAGACATATTTTAATTTTTCTTTTTGTGAATTAGATTCTGCTGCAATAATTACTTTAAATCCGTTGTTTAGCCAGTTTTTTATTTCTTCCTTTATAAGTTTAATGTTTGAAAAAAATTTACACTTACTTTCGATTTTAAATTCTATGAGTTCTTCTGTTGTTGTGTTTGCAGGGGATTTTACAAAAAATATATTAGTTTTTAGTTTTAAATCTTTCAAATTTATGAAAATTTCTTTTGGTGAAATTGTTTTTTCTTTTGATTCTATTACTTGATTATAAAGCTTTTCATACTCTTTGTGGATCTTTTTGATCTCTTCTTCCAAATTTGATATTTCGAAATTTATAGTAGGTGTATCTTCATTTATTTCTTGACTTAGATATGTGTCTCCTACTAATGGATAAAACATTTCTTCTGCTCTTGCATTATATTTTGTTTCGATTTTTTTAAATAGTTTTTTATATTCATTTTCTTTGATGTAATGTTTTAATTTGTTTATGCTTGCGTTATCCCAAATAATTTCCTTTGTTGGAATGATATTAAATTCAGAAATATCATTATCTTGTTTTAATTGAGTGAGGGGATTAAAATATTTGATTTCTTCTATTTTATTAATATGCAGTGAAATTCTTATTGGTTCTGCTTTATTAAATGGGTATATGTCTATTATTTCACCCTTTATTGTAAATTCTCCAGGTAATGTAACCCTTGTTGTTTTTTCGTATCCTAGTTTTATAAGCTTATTTTCAAAATTTTTTATGTGTATTATCTTACCTGTTTTAATTGTGTAAATGTTTTTAAATAAATTTTCTTTTGTAGGAATTTTAGTAAGTAGAGACTTTAGCAAGACAATGTAGATTCCAGGGTTATTTTCGTAAAAATTGATTAAGAAATTTACTCGTTTTCTAAAGATCTTACTTTTTGAGTTGATTCCTTGATATGCAAGGGGACTGAAATAATTAAGTTCATATATTTTGTCTGTAATTTGCATTAAGTCATTTTGAATCTCATCTAAAATATTTTCGTTTTTAACTATTAATATAACTTTATTATTATTGCTGTATTCTTTTATTGTGTTGATTAAAAAAGCTTTAAAAAATCCTTCGTACCCTACTAATGTAAAAGGTATATTTTTTTCAATGAGTTGTTGCATTCTTTTTAAATTTTGATTGTTATGTAACCTGTTAGTTAATTCTTTTTTTATATTCATTTTTTACCTTTTTGTTTATGTAGTTTAGTATAATATTATATATTATAGGTATGTTCTGTTTCGTTATTTGTAATATAATTAGATTTTGAGGAGTTTATGGAATTTAGAAAATTATTGTTTGTTATATCACTTACTGTTGTTTCTTTTATGCTTTTTTCTAGAGATTATAAGGGCCTTGATTTTAAGATAAAGTTTTTCAATCAATCAATTTATCGTGTTAATAATAATGTTTCTATTGAAGTTTCGCTTAGCAATTTATCTGATGATTTACTTACTCTTGAAATAGGCGATATTAATACTTTTGGTTTTGATTTTGATGTTACAGGTACTACTAACATAAAAGTTAAAAGACCTCTTGAGTATGTTAGAAATAGAGCAAAAAATATCGCAATTCCTGTGAGAACTTTGACCTTAAGACCTAATGAGAGATTTTCTGTAGTTATGAACTTAAATCAATTTGTGCAATTTGATAAAGATGGAGTCTATTTTGTCAAAGGTGTGTTTTTTCCAGATATCTCAGATCCACAAAAAAGTATAGAGTCTAATGTTATTACTTTGTTTTTAAAGCCTAAAATGGGCAATGGTGCTGAAGAATTTGATTTTTCTAATTTAACTTCTAATCATGAAATTCAGAATGTTTTGAAAAGAGAGAATCTATCTCCTGATAAGGTTGTTGAATATTTATTTTCAGCGTTGCGGCTTGGGGATAAAGAAAAATTCTTTTTGTATATTGATATTGAAAGTCTCATTTTAAATGATCGAAGTAAATCGTATCTTTATAAGCAGGAGCTTAAGTCGGGTTCTAACAATATGCTAGAAGAGTATAAGGAGTATTTGTGGAATAGTAGTAATTCTGATATTTCAAGAGTTCCAAGTAAATTTTCCATTGTTGAAACAACTTATACAGATTTTACAGGGAAAGTTGTGTCTGATGTGTATTTTGATGATGGTCATTTTTATGTAGCCAGACGGTATACCTTTTTTTTAAAAAAGTATGATTATTGTTGGATCATTTATGATTATACTGTTCAAAATACTGGTATTAAGGAGAAATAGTAGTCCTTTTATTTTTAATATTAAAAGATTTAGTATTATTCTGTGGACCATAAGTTCCTTTGTTTTACATGCCGATTTTAAACATGAAGTGGTTAAAGGTGATACCTTATATTCGCTCTCTCTTAAGTATAATGTTTCAATCAAAGAACTTAAAAGAGTAAATAGTCTTATATCTGAGAGTATTAGAATTGGACATGTGTTAGTTATTCCAAGTTCGACTAGGGCTAACAAAATTGTTGCTAGGAAGGTCGATGATAAGCCTAAGTTGAACGATATTAATACTAGTGCTAAGATTCATGTTGTTAAAGTCGGTGATACTATTGGAGATATATCGAAAAGATATGGCATTAGGGAAAAAGAATTAATGGCTTGGAATAATTTAAGTTTTAAGAGTCTTAAGGTTGGTTCTAAGTTAAATTTAGATGAACCTGATTTTTTAAAGCCATATGTAGTTAAAAAGGGTGATTCTCTTTCAAAACTTTCCGTAGATTTTGATATTAGTGTTGAGGATATTGTACGCTTTAATTCTCTGGAGAATAAGAATTTAATGATTGGTCAAAAATTGTATATTAAAAGGGCTTTTGATAATATTAATTTTCATTATGTAAAGCAAGGAGAGACTCTTGGTAAGATTGCATATATTTATGGAGTTACTGCAAAGCATCTTGTCCGTCTTAATGGCGAGAAAGCAACAAATTTGAAGGTAGATTCAGTTTTAGATGTTTCCAAGATGATGGAAAAAAATTCGCCAAGTTTTAAGCCCTTACAATCAGAGACTGAAAAGCGCAGTAGTGAGACTTTTATATCCCATAAAGTGTCTGTTGGTGAGACATTATATAGCATTGCTCGTAGATATGGAATTTTGCTTGAAGATCTTAAGATTTGGAATAATTTGAGTGGAAATAGTATTTTTCATAATCAGGAACTTAAGATTTATAATAAGAGCAAAGGGGCAATTATTTCAGATAAAGATCTAAGGGAATTGTTGTTGGATAAATCTAGAAATGCTAAGACTAAGGTTAAAGCTATTGCAAATATTTCTTCTGCTAAGAGTAAAAAGTTAGATTTGAATTTTTCAGGTGTTTTAGACAGTAGGGATGCTTTTGATATTAGTGCTTTAGTTATTTTAGATCCTAAGATACCTATGTTTGAAGATAATGGAGTTTTCCATTATTGGTATAAGCCTAAAAAAGTGAGTCAACCAAGTGAGCTTTATTCAGAAGATTGGTATTCTCCTTTAAATGCCTATAAAAAAGCAAGTCAGCTTTTTAAAAGTTTTGAAAGTCTTGTACAATCTAGGTCGGTTAAAAATGTCAAGTTAAAAAATAAATTAATCATTATTGACCCTGGACATGGGGGACTTGATCCTGGTGCTATTGTTAAAGCTAGAGATGGACTTAATAATGAGATTTTTGTTGTAGAGGATGAATATGTTTATGATATTGCGTTAAGACTCTATGTATATCTTAAAGAATATGGAGCTAATGTTGAACTTACTATTTTATCACCTGATCATTTAATTAGGGATAGTGTGTCTGCTAATAATACATTTGTTAATGTTAAGAATGAAGTCTATAATAATTATGATTTAAATAAAAATGATACAGTTGATTCTTGGATAAATGGTACTCTGGAAGGTTTGAAAAAAAGATTATCTGTTGTAAATAAATTTATAAATAAGTATAAAAATTTTAAGGAAGAAGATGTTCTTTATATTAGTTTGCATTCCGATAATAGTATTGGTGCGCCTCGATGTATGGGATTTTATTATCAATCTGAGGAAGGCAAAGGATTTGATTCTCATTCTAAGAATATGATTGAAAAAATGACAGAAGATTTTAAAAGAGCCTCTTATATTAAGGGACAAAATCTTTATATGCTAAAAAATAACATTGTTAAGACCAAATTTTTAGTTGAGGTTAGAAATTTGGCATTTGACGAGGAGGCCTGGGCAATTAGATCTTCTAAGCTTAGAGATCGGGATTCTAGAATTCTTGCTGATGCTATTTTGAAAATCTTATAATTATGTGTCAAGTGTGCTTGACAAAAGAGTTTCAATTTAGCATAATATCTAAGTGTTAAATCCCCTATAGCTCAGCGGTAGAGCAGGTGGCTGTTAACCACTTGGTCGGAGGTTCAATTCCTTCTGGGGGAGCTTTTCTTATTTGTTTAAGATTATTTTTTCTATTTCTTCTCGTTTTATTTTAAAGTAATTAAGTCTTTCAAGTAATTTTTTATTATTACCACTTCCTAGTCTTAAGTGTTTTTGTATTTGTTTTCTTTTGTGTTTAGATTGTTCTCCTGTGATGCCAAGTTCTATTAAATCATTTAAACTTAAACTTTCTTTTTGTTTCTCATGATAAAAAGTTCCTATTTTTTTTAAAATTTTTGTTATTTCAAGTTTAGAAGACATTTCCACCTCTTGATTGTTACTTTTAAGATGAGCATGCTTAATTTTGTCTTGGTTTAAGCAACCGACTCTTTTAAGGATATTTTTCCTAATTAGGTTTCCAGCTTTGTCACTATCAGTGAAAATAATTATTCCGTTTGTTTCTATTGCTTTTTTTAAAATATTGATAGTTTCTTGTGTAAGATATAATCCTCCAGTTTCAACTATAGTACACTTAAATAATTCTTTTATTCTATTAGCATCATCTTTTCCTTCAACTACAATTATTTCTTTTATTTGTTCCAGGTTTAATTCCAATTTTCAAAAAATGATCTAACAAGTTTTATTGCTTCTATATGATCTGAGATTGCAATAGTTTCTCTTAAAGAGTGCATTCCCCACATTGGAGTTCCAATGTCTATGGTTTCGATGCCTGTTTGGGAATTTGAAATTGGACCAATTGTGCTTCCAGTGTTGGTATTTGCTTTCATTATTATTTCTTGAATTTTAATATTATTTTTCATAGCTAGTGATTTTAGTTTTGCGCAGCTATTTGCTGTTGTTGCATATTTGAAGTTGGCATTGCTTTTAATAGTTACTCCTTTCCCTAGACTGATTTGATAGCTTGGATCATGTTTGTCTATATAACCTGGATGAGCCCCATGTGCACCATCCATTGAAATGTTGAATGATTTATTTAGTTTTATTAAGTGTTCTTCTTTTCCTAGATTTAAAACATGATCAATTCTTTCTAAGACTTCTGTTAATAGTTTTGAATTAGCTCCTCTGGAAGTTAAAGACCCAATCTCTTCATTGTCGAAAAATACAATTACTTTGTTTTTATTGTTATTCGTGTTAATAAATGCATTCATGATGGCGTGACATCCTGATTTATTGTCAAGGTTTTTGGATGCTAAAAATTCACCCTCGCTGCCTATGATTTTGGCAGGTTCAGCTGCTGTGAATATTAAGTCGCATGATAGAAAATCTTTTTTAGATATTTGCAGTTTTTCTAGAATTTTTTCTTTAATGCTCTTTTGAAGACTTGTAATGATTACAATGTGTTCATGAGCATCATATGCAAATCCTTCATTTACTTGTCGGTTTAGGTGAATAGCTACATTTGGTATAATTCCAATATTTTCAATTGTTATGAGTTCTGAGTTAATTATTCCATCTTTATTAAAGTATACAACTCCTGCTAAATTTAAGTCTCTATCAGTCCATGTTGAAATTATTGGGCTGCCATAGACTTCTATATGGTTAGAAAATACATTACTTTTTTGCTTTATAGATTCTGTTTTAAGTTTTAATCCAGGACTATCAGAGTGTGCTGTTGCTATTAAGAATGGTTCATGTATGTTGTTAATGTTGATGTTGAATGCAATAAGACTTGTTTCTTCCTTTTTTACATAATAGTATCCCGTTTTTAATGACCATTTATCATCAAGTTTTAATTCCTTTGCATTAAGATAATACATCAGCTTTTTTTCGATGTAGTTTACTAAATGGTATGGAGTTAAGCTTTTATCCAGTAACTTTTGGAAGTGTGATATATCTAATGTATGGTCATTCATTTTTGTTTTTCTCCTTTGGTTTGATTGTTTTAATACCTAATATTTTATTATAATAAATTAATAAGTGTACATATA harbors:
- the mfd gene encoding transcription-repair coupling factor, whose translation is MNIKKELTNRLHNNQNLKRMQQLIEKNIPFTLVGYEGFFKAFLINTIKEYSNNNKVILIVKNENILDEIQNDLMQITDKIYELNYFSPLAYQGINSKSKIFRKRVNFLINFYENNPGIYIVLLKSLLTKIPTKENLFKNIYTIKTGKIIHIKNFENKLIKLGYEKTTRVTLPGEFTIKGEIIDIYPFNKAEPIRISLHINKIEEIKYFNPLTQLKQDNDISEFNIIPTKEIIWDNASINKLKHYIKENEYKKLFKKIETKYNARAEEMFYPLVGDTYLSQEINEDTPTINFEISNLEEEIKKIHKEYEKLYNQVIESKEKTISPKEIFINLKDLKLKTNIFFVKSPANTTTEELIEFKIESKCKFFSNIKLIKEEIKNWLNNGFKVIIAAESNSQKEKLKYVFKDLPKTIIEIFKISSSLIINKEKIAIITESDIFNRRQKINKTFESSKTKIIDSFTEIEKNSYVVHINHGIGIFRQIKRIKTSLLEKDYIEIEYADDEKLFIPIEQTHLIQKYIGNETQNIKLDKISSKTWEKKKAYTKKRIDEIADHLVALYSERESIKGFKYPQDHELQLLFESEFPYDETSDQLTAISEIKQDMMSSKVMDRLLCGDVGFGKTEVAMRTAFKAVMGNKQVAILSPTTILTEQHFNTFKQRFKNFPIKIAMMSRFTKKSKEKEIIQNLETGKIDIIIGTHKILSKKITYQNLGLIIIDEEQRFGVREKEKLKEIKVSVDCLALSATPIPRSLHMSLIKLRDISVLKTPPKNRIKIETYVEKFSELLIKHAIENELSRDGQVFFVHHNIQELDSIKAMLEKIVPYARIATLHAKLTGNQIENIMHDFINKSYQVLIATTIIENGIDIENANTIIINNANRFGLAQLYQLRGRVGRGSQKAFAYLLYKENSSLKENAIERLRAISESSELGSGFQIAIKDMEIRGVGNLLGREQHGEIESIGLDYYLKMLNKAIEKRMGSKNLKEDKVIIEINYNGFIPDSYVNNEQDKILIYKKISSIQSEEENNKIRDEIHDRFGSIPKELNNLFLLAGLKIIAKKLNIVSLKERNGLLEIEYLNIKSIPAEKIMQIIKDNPTIIKINPKYKNSIFLNLKNIKVSEKINCIYKNLNYLNGKIR
- a CDS encoding LysM peptidoglycan-binding domain-containing protein encodes the protein MIILFKILVLRRNSSPFIFNIKRFSIILWTISSFVLHADFKHEVVKGDTLYSLSLKYNVSIKELKRVNSLISESIRIGHVLVIPSSTRANKIVARKVDDKPKLNDINTSAKIHVVKVGDTIGDISKRYGIREKELMAWNNLSFKSLKVGSKLNLDEPDFLKPYVVKKGDSLSKLSVDFDISVEDIVRFNSLENKNLMIGQKLYIKRAFDNINFHYVKQGETLGKIAYIYGVTAKHLVRLNGEKATNLKVDSVLDVSKMMEKNSPSFKPLQSETEKRSSETFISHKVSVGETLYSIARRYGILLEDLKIWNNLSGNSIFHNQELKIYNKSKGAIISDKDLRELLLDKSRNAKTKVKAIANISSAKSKKLDLNFSGVLDSRDAFDISALVILDPKIPMFEDNGVFHYWYKPKKVSQPSELYSEDWYSPLNAYKKASQLFKSFESLVQSRSVKNVKLKNKLIIIDPGHGGLDPGAIVKARDGLNNEIFVVEDEYVYDIALRLYVYLKEYGANVELTILSPDHLIRDSVSANNTFVNVKNEVYNNYDLNKNDTVDSWINGTLEGLKKRLSVVNKFINKYKNFKEEDVLYISLHSDNSIGAPRCMGFYYQSEEGKGFDSHSKNMIEKMTEDFKRASYIKGQNLYMLKNNIVKTKFLVEVRNLAFDEEAWAIRSSKLRDRDSRILADAILKIL
- the rnmV gene encoding ribonuclease M5; this encodes MELNLEQIKEIIVVEGKDDANRIKELFKCTIVETGGLYLTQETINILKKAIETNGIIIFTDSDKAGNLIRKNILKRVGCLNQDKIKHAHLKSNNQEVEMSSKLEITKILKKIGTFYHEKQKESLSLNDLIELGITGEQSKHKRKQIQKHLRLGSGNNKKLLERLNYFKIKREEIEKIILNK
- a CDS encoding M18 family aminopeptidase; protein product: MNDHTLDISHFQKLLDKSLTPYHLVNYIEKKLMYYLNAKELKLDDKWSLKTGYYYVKKEETSLIAFNININNIHEPFLIATAHSDSPGLKLKTESIKQKSNVFSNHIEVYGSPIISTWTDRDLNLAGVVYFNKDGIINSELITIENIGIIPNVAIHLNRQVNEGFAYDAHEHIVIITSLQKSIKEKILEKLQISKKDFLSCDLIFTAAEPAKIIGSEGEFLASKNLDNKSGCHAIMNAFINTNNNKNKVIVFFDNEEIGSLTSRGANSKLLTEVLERIDHVLNLGKEEHLIKLNKSFNISMDGAHGAHPGYIDKHDPSYQISLGKGVTIKSNANFKYATTANSCAKLKSLAMKNNIKIQEIIMKANTNTGSTIGPISNSQTGIETIDIGTPMWGMHSLRETIAISDHIEAIKLVRSFFENWN